CTTTGCAGCCTTTTCTACTTCGCCAACACCAGTCAGGCTGCTGCCGTGCATTCGTCGCCAGACATGTTTTCTGTAGGCCAGATGGGTCTGACTTCGATAGAACCATAAGCAGCACCCGGGCAACGCGCCGCCCAGTGCAAGGCTGCATCGAGGTCGGCCACATCGATGATGTAAAAGCCACCCAGTTGTTCCTTGGCCTCGGCATAAGGGCCATCCAGCACCGTGGTCTTGCCTTCCCGCACACGTACCGTGGTTGCCTTGGTCGATTCACGCAAACGTTCACCGGACACCAGCGCGCCTGCCTGTATCAACGCTTCAGTATAGGCACCATAGGCGGCAATCATCTGCACCATGTCGGCATCAGGAATTTGTTGCTCTTCGGCTTCATTTGCAGCGATCAATAACATGTATTGCATGACTTTCTCCTCTTTAATAGTCAACGGGCAGGATGCGCCGTCATGACAATGACGTTTGGGATACTGGCAAATCGACAAAGCAGTGAAAATATTTTATACAGCAATCTTTATTGTATGTCATGACAAGGTTTAAGGAGCTGCCTCGAATGTCAGTGTCTTGCCTCCCCCGCGCCATTGCCCAAGCAATTTATTGCCTGCGCGGCGGTAACTTATGCTTGCCGTAGTATTTCCCTTGCTGTCTGACTCAGTCAGTTCAGTGACATCTTTCTTGCGCTCAACGCTGAGTTCTATGGCCTTGCGATGCCTGTCATAAAAATAGCGGGAACTGGGATAGGATATTCCTTCAACATTGCTTGTCAACATCAAGGTAATGGGCATATTGCCATTAATCTTGCCACGAAAAACTTGTGCATAGGGATTGATGTCATCAATGCTTCCTGTACCCTCTCCCAGCAAAATATATTTTCCATAATTGCTGAGGTAGGCAGTCAACTGTGGTGCCTTGAATGTCATGACCAGATTGCCCAGATCATCAAGGGCCTGGTTAACATGCGCAGAACAAGGTCCAATATCAAAACTGAGGGCACCGTCGAGTATGCGTATAGACCCAAGGTAGTTGCCTGCCTTGCCATTACGAGCTTCCAGGCAGTGCTCATATAGTTCAAGCTGTTGCGCTATCACTTCTTTGTTGTACTGTTTCGTGCCCTTGGCCAAGAGTTTTTCCAGGCGGGCTATTTCTGTGCGCAAACGCCTGAGGCTGTCTTTTTGTAGCAGCGCACCCAGTGCCTTTTTACCAGACTCACTTAATAATTCCACAGGCGTGATGACGCGCCCGCTTCTGGTATCAAAGTCAATATGTATTTCACTCGAAGAGCAATATGCACCGCAGCCTTCGGTATTGACAGCGATGGCATATTGCCGCTTGCCATTCACCAGACCAGAAGATGCTGGCTCCATGGACTCAAGAGGAAATTCCAGCTCTAACAATGCCGTTTTTTTAGCAGCATCTTCTTTTGCAGGTGACAAAGTATTCAGCAAGTGTATGTGCAGAAAGTTATTGATGCGGTCTGCCACTTGCTGATCTTCAGTCGAGATGAAGGGTATAGTGAGTTCTGTCTTGCCACCCATATTATTCTTGCTGACATACTTAAGTGGCTTATCGCTGAAGGTGGCGCCCAGGCAAGTGCCTGAAAATAACAAGGCACTGCCTAGCAAACTGATATTTTTGACGAGCATTATCCGCGTGCCGGTATCAACAAGCCTCTTTGCACAGCAGGACGCCCGACAAACTCAGCCAGGGCGCGTTGCACATGCGGGAAGTCATTGATGCCTACCAGATCACCTGCTTCATAGAAACCGATCAGATTACGTATCCATGGGAATATCGCGATGTCGGCGATAGTGTAGGTATCACCCATGATCCACTTGCGGTCTGCCAGGCGCTGGTTGACGACAGACAGCAGGCGTTTGGATTCTGCCACGTAGCGGTCGCGCGGGCGTTTGTCTTCATAGGCCTTGCCAGCAAATTTATTGAAGAAACCAAGTTGACCAAACATCGGGCCTATGCCACCCATCTGGAACATCAGCCATTGCAGGCATTCATAACGCTCTGCCGCATCGGTGGGGATGCACTGCCCGGTCTTGTCTGCCAGGTAGATCAGGATGGCACCAGATTCAAACAGCGCCAGTGGCTTGTCACCGGGGCCTTGCGGGTCGATGATGGCGGGGATTTTATTATTCGGGTTCAGCGACAAAAATTCTGGCGAAGTCTGGTCATTGGTCTCAAAGCTAACCAGGTGGGGCTCATAAGCCAGGCCGGTTTCTTCGAGCATGATGGAAACCTTGACGCCATTCGGTGTCGGCAATGAATACAGTTGCAGGCGCTCAGGATGCTGGGCTGGCCATTTTTTGGTGATGGGAAAATTATTGAGAACAGAGCTGGACATGGTGTTTCCTTCCTGGGTTGATCTGATAGCGGCCTTTCAGGCGTAGAAACCAGATGCTAATCCATTTATGAAATTTCTGCGCAGGGCCATCATATCTGTGATGGCGAGTGGACGACATTTGGGCTAAGCTGCACGACTTGTGCCGTACATACTATTATTTGCCTCATGCTCAGAACCATCCTCATACGCCTGCTGTTTGTTATCGCCTTGATCGCCATAGTCCTGGGACTGGCACGCTATCTGGGCAAAGACAGCAGTAATGTTGCGCCCGATAACTTGCTGGCGAAAGTAGGTATCATCAAAAAACCGGCAGCAACTTCATTTGACTGGCAGGCTGAACTGGATGTGTATGCAGGCGTGCCTGACGTCGATAGCAGTTATTTTTCTGATCCTTATGCAGTCGCGATAGACAAACACGGCACTATTTTTGTCAGCGATGCAGGTGAGCATAATCAGATATTGAAGATCAGTGTTGATGGCGCAGTTGCGCCTTATGCCGGTTCTGTCGAAGGTTTTGCCGACGGCAAGGCTGATCAGGCGGCTTTCAATACGCCGTCTGGCATGGCGCTGGATGGCAAGGGTAATTTGCTGGTGGCTGATACCGGCAATCATGCGATACGCAGCATCAGCCCTGAAGGCATAGTGACGACATTAGCCGGTAATGGCAAACCCGGCTATCGCGATGGCATGGGTGCTGAGGCACAATTCAATGGCCCGGTAGGCATAGCCGTAGATGCTGCTGGCAATATCTATGTGGCAGACACCTACAATGACCGCATACGCAAGATCAGCCCTGATGGCCAGGTCAGCACACTCGCCGGTGGCAATGGCTCGGGTTATCTGGATGGAGCAGCAGCCACTGCCCTGTTTGATACGCCAACCGGTCTGGCAATCAATAGCAAGGGCGACATACTCATCGCCGACAGCAAGAACGACGCCATACGCAGGCTGAGCAAGGATGGTCAAGTCACCACCCTGGCCCGTGCACTGGATGATGAAGAGAAACCGCTGATGCGCCGCCCTTTGAGTATTGTTGCCACTTATGACGATCATCTGTACATAGGTGAAGGTGGCAAGGGGCGCATCATACAAATTTCTCCCACGGGTGAAATGCGTGGTCTCACAGGTGTGGGCATCAATTTTGAAGCCGGGGATGAAAAGGCCATACGCTTCTTGCAGCCCACAGGTATAGCGCTGAATGACAAAGATGGTCTGCTGGTCAGCGATTCCGCCCGCCTGCAATTGGTGAGCCTGCATAGCAAAGGTATGCCTGACAGCATGGCCGGACAAAAATCAGCTGCACCAGCGCCTGTTCAGGAAATAAAAAATACCCGCACCGATGATGAAATCAAATCCTACCCCTGGCCCATCAAGCCACAAAATTCTCCGCATGAAGTGGTAGGCACCATGGGTGAAGTGCGTGGCAATTATGATGGTGAAAGTCGCGATCACTTCCACGGTGGCCTTGATGTACAGGCCAACATGGGCACGACCGTATATGCCATCGCCAGTGAAAAAGTGCGCGGCACCAGCAGTAGCTGGGGTTATGCCGGGCTCAGCGAAGGCATCAAGCTCGACAGCATGGCGTATATCCACATGAAGGTGGGGCGCACCGCCAAAGATGCGCTGATTGACGAAGACAAATTCCAGCTACAAACACTGGCAGATGGCAAACCCTATGCCGTGCGTGTCAGGCGCGGCACCCGTTTCAAGACTGGTGAAGCACTGGGCAGCATCAACCGCATGTTCCATGTGCATCTGGAACATAATCATGCGGGTCTTAAAATCAATCCTTTGAAATTGAACTTCCCCGGCCTGGTTGATACTGTCGCACCGCAGATAGAAGACATCACTATCGTTGATGGCAGCGGCAAAGAGATCAAGGACAAACAACAGGGCCGCTTGCTCCTGTCCAGCCAGGTCAAGGATTATGGCATCGTCGTGGATGCCTATGACCAGGTCGATGACAATGCCAAACGCCGTCGTCTGGGTCTGTATCAGTTAGGCTACCAGCTCCTGTATACCGATGGCAGCCCCGTGCCTGGCTATGAAACCCCGCGCATGACCATGGAATTCAACGCCCTGCCACCCGACCGTGAAATGGTCAAATTATTGTATGCAGAAGAAAGCGGCATCACCGTGCATGGTGCAAAGAAAACCCGCTTTTTGTATATGGCCAGCAATACGGTCAAGGATGGTATTGCGAAGAAAGGCAGCTGGGATGTCAGCAAGCTGGCGCCGGGCAATTATGTCTTGCGTATCCATGCGGCGGATTTTGCGGGGAATGTGGCGAAGGATAATCGGGACTTGAGATTCACCTTGGAATAATGCTTTTGCAAGCACACTGTAGCTAATAGTAGCTAAGCACTTGGTAATCATCTACCACATTAAGGATAGTACAAATTCTTCACGATGATGCATATTCACATAGTACGTTTACTTTTTCTCGCTGCTTTGATGCAGCTAACTTGCCCTGCATTGGCAGAGATTGTTCAAGAGTCATCTGGACACGGTAGTGTCTATTTCGGAAAATACGAACCGAAAGAACCAAAATCGCTTGCAGACATCCCACAGTCTGTAGCAGCAAGACTTATTGAGCACCTGAAAAAACGCCTGGGTGAAGCACAATATGCACATTTGAAATTTGCAGGTGGCCAGGTGATAGACGCAAAAGAGCTGCGTAAAACAGAACCGGACTCCAGAGACTATCAATGGGAAATTCCGGCCTATATATTGCAATTCGATTTTGAACTGCCTGGTACACCCAAAGTCATTTTTCCTGTTGAAATTTCACTCAGGGCCAATGCAAGCGTAATGAAGGAGATAAATCTACCAGCTTATGCCGATTCAACAGACAAACAAGTATTTCATTCTTTCAAAGATTTAATGGGAGTCATAGCCAGAAAAGGTTTTCTCGAAAAAAACATGGCTTACAAGCTCGAATACGATGAAGATGGTGTCATCGTCAAGAAAGGTTTGTTCGAAAACAATATGACTGTAAGGCTCGAATACTATGAAAAACTTGATACTCTCGTTTGGAAATATACCAAGGTATTATCTGACAACGGCTATGCGATAGAGATGAAATCCATTGTAGTCAATGCATATTCTGGCAAAATTATCCGCACCACTAAATCCAGGGCTATACGTTGAAGTAAGGTGCCAGGTCTGACACCTCTTGCACCAACTATCAAACAATCAGCCTGCCACGCCCAAAATCACGCTCGAAGCCTTGAACAGGCCCGTCACCGTACCACCTACGACGAGACCCATGCTGGTCGCGCTTTCATTGGTGATGATGGCGGCCAGTGTCGCGCCACCTGGCAATTCAAGCACCACTTCGGTATTGACTGCGCCTGGCAGGATGCGGCTGATGGTGCCGGTGAGCTGGTTGCGGGCTGACAGTCTGGCTTTGCGGTCTTCTTCCATGAGGATGATGGAAGACGCTTTGATCAAAGCAAAGGCTTCTGCTCCAATTTGCAAACCCAGCTCCTGCGTGCTCTCATGGGTGATGATGGCGACGATCTTCTGGCCGCCGGCTATTTCAAGTTCAATTTCATCATTGATGGCACCGGGTTTGACCTGGCTGACTTTGCCGAGGAACTGGTTGCGTGCACTGGTTTTCATGTTCATTTTCCTGATGAGTAAAAAGTCGTCGGCAATGCCCTCTGCCTGCCGGTCTAGCTGGGCGATGAAGTCGCGGTGTTCTTTTTCTATAATCCTGAAATTATTGACCAGTTGTTCACCTCGCTTCGTCAGTCTTGTACCACCACCTCCCTTGCCGCCGGTCAGGCGTTCTACCAGGGGTTCGCCTGCGAGATTGTTCATGGTGTCTATGGCATCCCAGGCGGCTTTATAGCTCATCTTGACGGCTTTTGCAGCCTGGGTAATGGAGCCACTTTCGGCAAGCTGGGCCAGCAGGGCGATGCGGCTTTGGCCTCCAAGGTTTTCTCCATCGACGGTCATCCAGACTGAGCCTTGCAGAGTAATTTCTTTATTCTTTGCATTCATCTGCTACAGTCCTCATTGGCTTTCATGCTGCATATTTTGTGCTTTCGACGAGTCTGCCATCCTGCAAATTCAATACATGCTCACCAAACACCTGCGCGTCTTCTACATCGTGGGTGATGAGTATCATGGGAATATTCAATTGCTTTTGCAGGCTGTCCAACTCCTTGCGCATGCTGATGCGCAGGGGCTGGTCGAGGGCAGCGAAAGGTTCATCGAGCAAAAGCGCCCGGGGCTCGGCGATCAAGGCGCGGGCCAGGGCGGTTCTCTGTTTTTGCCCGCCCGATAATTCATGCGGCATCTGCCCGGCCAGGGCTTTTATATGCAGAGCATCCAGCCAGTATGCAACTTTTTCATCCTGCACTTTGGCAGAAGGATTACGCCAGCCATGACTGAGACCAAACGCAATATTCTGCGCCACGTTCAGATGCGGGAACAGGGCATAGTCCTGGAACAGATAAGCCAGTTGGCGGCGCTGTGGCGGCAGATTGATACGCGCAGTATGGTCGAACAGGGTATTGCCAGCGACATGGATATACCCAGTATCGGGCGTCATCAAACCTGCGATGGCTTTAAGCACCAGGCTCTTGCCCGCACCGGATGGGCCTAGTATGACGAGGCGCTGGCTATCGCTGCGAACTACAACATCCAGTTCAAAACGACGCTGGCCAGATTGCAGAGTCTTGTGTATGTGCAGGTCAAATTGCATTTTATTTGCTCATATTCAAAGGCGTCATATACGGTTGGCGACACGGCCAGGGGCCAGTTTGCCCGCCAGTAGCAAGACTGCAATACAGACTGCCGAGGTCAGCAAGACCAGGGTATTGGCGACATCGTCCTGCCCGGCCTGGACGGCTTCATACACAGCAATCGACAAAGTCTGGGTCTTGCCGGGTATGCTGCCAGCCACCATCAGGGTGGCACCAAATTCACCCAGGGCGCGGGCAAAGGCCAGCAATACACCCGCCAGAATGCCGCGCCATGCGAGTGGCAAAGTCACGCGGAAAAACACTGCCATTTCAGAAATACCCAACACCCTGGCCGCCTGCTCCAGTTGCCCATCGACCGCTTCAAAAGCCGCTCTCGCTGGTTTGAATACCAGCGGGAAGGCGACAATGGCTGCGGCAATCACAGCACCCTGCCAGGTAAAAATAAAGCTGAAGCCAAAGTGATCTTGCAGCCATGCACCCAGCGCACTACGCCGCCCCAGCAAGACCAGCAGGTAATAACCGAGTACCGTGGGCGGCATGACCATGGGCAGGGTCAGTATGGTATCGACCAGGTCACGGCCAGGAAAGCGTTTGCGTGCCAGCAGATAGCCCACGCCTATGCCAAAAATCAGGTTCAGCATCGTAGCCCAGCCCGCGACTTTCAATGACAATAGCAGCGCTGTCCATGCTGGATTCATTAATAGCCTTAATTTTATTTAGGATTTCTGAAAACCATATTTGCTCAGGATAGCCTGGCTTTGCGGCAGGAACAAAAAGGAGATAAAACGCTTGGCTTCTTCCCCATTGTTGCTCGCTTTGATTTTCGCAACAGGATAAGTGATAGGCATGTCCAGAGGCACTTCCATGGCGACCTTGACCTTGTCTTTCATGATGGCTGCATCTGTGGCATACACAAAGCCACTTTCGACTTCGCCACGGGCCACATAGTCCAGAGACTGACGCACATTCTGGGTGTAGATAGCCTTGGTTTCCAGCGCAGGCCAGAGCTTGGCTGCAGTCAACGCATGCTGGGTATAACGTCCGACCGGTACGCTGGCAGGGTTACCAATGGCAATGCGCTTGACGCCAGCCTGGCTCAAATCTTCCAGACGCTTGATGGGCAAGGTGCTGTCTATGGGCGCAATCAACACCAGGGTATTTTTGACGAAATCGCGGCGGTCTGCGGCGACGACCAGGCCCTGCTTCTGTGCTTCATCCATGCTTTCCTGGTCAGCTGAGGCAAACACATCGACCGGCGCACCTTTGGCAATTTGCTGCAAGAGTGCGCCAGATGCGCCAAAGTTCAGCGATACCTTGGCCCCAGGATATTGCGCCTGGTAATTTTGTGCGATTTCCTTGAAGGCATTGGTCAGGCTGGCAGCGGCAGAGACTGTGACTTCTGCGGCAAGGCTGATAGCAGAAATTGTGCAGAAAGCAATACTGGCAATTAACTTGCCCAAGGTCTTGATTTGCATGAGTTATCCAGAAGAATAAGTGTCGAACAAGAAGCGTAATATACACTTATATATAGCGACTGAGAAATAAGCAGATTTGAATACTTGATATGTGTCACGAAAATACCCGCTTCCGGTATTTCTGCGCAAAAAAAATGTGATTTTTACAGGAATGAGTAATTAAAAACGCGTGGGTCTGCATCTACCTGAGCCTAAGCTATCATTAGTTCCAATCCATGATCAATTGCATAGCTTATTCCATCCTTCAGTTCATTTATGCGCTGAAAAAAATCTTCAGGCACACCTACTCTGGGGTCGCCATCAGTCCAGTATTTTTCTAATTGCTCTACTTCATTTCTAAAAAGAACTAAATTATCAGAAGAGAGTATCAATCCTTGTTCAAAATCTGCGTTTTCTGTCAATGTAGAAATAATTGGTAAATTTAATTTGCGCCCGACAGATTCCCAGTAAATATCAATAGTCACTGCTGTCCCTAAGAAAAAATCAAGTATTGGCTCATCAGAAGGAGAATCACCAAAAATAAATATGTTGTATGCCATTTTTTGATAGTCCTTATCGTGAAAACTTGAAGCAGGTCTTATACCGCAACATACTTAAGCAGTTCATTGCCTCTGATGTTTACACATAGTGAACCGAAAAAAACAGCGCATTCTGCCAAGGAATACTCGCCTGAGTGATACGGCTGGAAAATTCCTATGTTATCGTCAGCACATTTTTCCGTATGGCGGGAAAAGATTTTGAAATCTCAGAAAATTAGGGCTTAATCAGCCATTCCTTAAGCCGTTATCTTACATATGCGCCCTATCTTTGCAACAGAAGACGACAATGAATATACCATCGCGTGGGATCGATTGATTGAGAGCGGAATTCCTGTTTTCGAACCTTCAAAGTTCTCCAACGTCCCTGGCTTCAAGATTGGCCCTCACCATCGAGTGCTGGCCATTTGGTTGGATCATCAGTACGAGGACGCAATGCAACTTTTGCGTGACCCAAGCCACATAGTTGCGAATCCTGTTGATGTAGATGAATTCGCCCAGATCCAGGATCAGGTCGATGACAGCATTGAGGAGCAGACAGATCAAGCAACTGAGAAAACACTGAATTGGGTTTTCGCCTTCATTGCAGCCGCTTTAATCGGGGCTGTGGCTTATATTGCATTTAGACAGTAAATATGAGGTCACCTATAGTCACGTAAATCAAGCAAATGAACAAGATACTCGCGGCGCAAATGGTACAGGCGTAAAAAAACGCAAGGATTTGCATCCCTGCGTTTTTCCCATTACCTAAGTTGAAAGATCAACGACCGCGTGTATCTTCCTCAGCCAGCATGGCTTTCTTGAGGCTGCGGTCTACCGGGGATTCGCCCAGCCAGATACGCAGCAAGGCATTGTAGAAACCGAGGTCCGGATAAGGATCGCCCATTTTCTTGCCGTTCAGTGCTACAACGGTGCCGACACCGGGTATCCAGTCATTGGTCATGACATCGCCTTTTTTGAGTTCAGGCACGGAGGCAAACAATTCACCGAAACGGATGAATTGCGAAGTCATTTTGGACTTTTCTGCCTTGTCGGTGTTTTGTTGAATACCGGTCATGAAGCCACGCCCGAATTCTTCATTACTGAGGTCGCGCAGCATGACGATAGTCACACGGCGTGGTCCTTGTGATGCCAGTACTTCTGGTACTGTGGTCTTTTTCTCTTTCAGATACAGTCCCGCTGCATAGACTTTGAAAATGGCCTTGTAACGTATGCCAGCACCGTTCAACTTCAGATCAGTGCCACCTACCTGTACGCTTTCATCAAACTTGACCCCGGCAACTTCGGTGGCTCTGGCCTGCACACTCATGCACATGACCAGCGCCAGACCTGCCAGGCGCATTACTGTTTTGTTCAATCGCATTTGTCTCCCCTTTTATTTTAATACCACTTGAAAACTGCCCACCTCGCTTTGGGTTACGAAGGCGGTGCCACTAGCTTACCTGAATTTCAACTTTTGGGCTGTCGGCTTTTTGCAGCGCGTGGCGGGTACTGATGAAGCGGTCAAATTCGTCTATGGGAATAGGTTTGCAGAACAGGTAGCCCTGATAAGCCTGACAACCAGCCTGCAGTAAAAATTCGCGCTGCTGTTCGGTTTCCACACCCTCTGCAATGACGTTCAAATCGAGGCTGGCACCGAGACTGATGATGGTGCGCACGATGTTGGCATTATTTACATCATCAGGCAGATTATGCACAAAACTGCG
This is a stretch of genomic DNA from Undibacterium sp. KW1. It encodes these proteins:
- the modB gene encoding molybdate ABC transporter permease subunit, producing MNPAWTALLLSLKVAGWATMLNLIFGIGVGYLLARKRFPGRDLVDTILTLPMVMPPTVLGYYLLVLLGRRSALGAWLQDHFGFSFIFTWQGAVIAAAIVAFPLVFKPARAAFEAVDGQLEQAARVLGISEMAVFFRVTLPLAWRGILAGVLLAFARALGEFGATLMVAGSIPGKTQTLSIAVYEAVQAGQDDVANTLVLLTSAVCIAVLLLAGKLAPGRVANRI
- a CDS encoding TOBE domain-containing protein; amino-acid sequence: MNAKNKEITLQGSVWMTVDGENLGGQSRIALLAQLAESGSITQAAKAVKMSYKAAWDAIDTMNNLAGEPLVERLTGGKGGGGTRLTKRGEQLVNNFRIIEKEHRDFIAQLDRQAEGIADDFLLIRKMNMKTSARNQFLGKVSQVKPGAINDEIELEIAGGQKIVAIITHESTQELGLQIGAEAFALIKASSIILMEEDRKARLSARNQLTGTISRILPGAVNTEVVLELPGGATLAAIITNESATSMGLVVGGTVTGLFKASSVILGVAG
- a CDS encoding gluconolaconase, whose translation is MLRTILIRLLFVIALIAIVLGLARYLGKDSSNVAPDNLLAKVGIIKKPAATSFDWQAELDVYAGVPDVDSSYFSDPYAVAIDKHGTIFVSDAGEHNQILKISVDGAVAPYAGSVEGFADGKADQAAFNTPSGMALDGKGNLLVADTGNHAIRSISPEGIVTTLAGNGKPGYRDGMGAEAQFNGPVGIAVDAAGNIYVADTYNDRIRKISPDGQVSTLAGGNGSGYLDGAAATALFDTPTGLAINSKGDILIADSKNDAIRRLSKDGQVTTLARALDDEEKPLMRRPLSIVATYDDHLYIGEGGKGRIIQISPTGEMRGLTGVGINFEAGDEKAIRFLQPTGIALNDKDGLLVSDSARLQLVSLHSKGMPDSMAGQKSAAPAPVQEIKNTRTDDEIKSYPWPIKPQNSPHEVVGTMGEVRGNYDGESRDHFHGGLDVQANMGTTVYAIASEKVRGTSSSWGYAGLSEGIKLDSMAYIHMKVGRTAKDALIDEDKFQLQTLADGKPYAVRVRRGTRFKTGEALGSINRMFHVHLEHNHAGLKINPLKLNFPGLVDTVAPQIEDITIVDGSGKEIKDKQQGRLLLSSQVKDYGIVVDAYDQVDDNAKRRRLGLYQLGYQLLYTDGSPVPGYETPRMTMEFNALPPDREMVKLLYAEESGITVHGAKKTRFLYMASNTVKDGIAKKGSWDVSKLAPGNYVLRIHAADFAGNVAKDNRDLRFTLE
- a CDS encoding YciI family protein, producing MQYMLLIAANEAEEQQIPDADMVQMIAAYGAYTEALIQAGALVSGERLRESTKATTVRVREGKTTVLDGPYAEAKEQLGGFYIIDVADLDAALHWAARCPGAAYGSIEVRPIWPTENMSGDECTAAA
- a CDS encoding glutathione S-transferase N-terminal domain-containing protein, whose amino-acid sequence is MSSSVLNNFPITKKWPAQHPERLQLYSLPTPNGVKVSIMLEETGLAYEPHLVSFETNDQTSPEFLSLNPNNKIPAIIDPQGPGDKPLALFESGAILIYLADKTGQCIPTDAAERYECLQWLMFQMGGIGPMFGQLGFFNKFAGKAYEDKRPRDRYVAESKRLLSVVNQRLADRKWIMGDTYTIADIAIFPWIRNLIGFYEAGDLVGINDFPHVQRALAEFVGRPAVQRGLLIPARG
- a CDS encoding ABC transporter ATP-binding protein: MQFDLHIHKTLQSGQRRFELDVVVRSDSQRLVILGPSGAGKSLVLKAIAGLMTPDTGYIHVAGNTLFDHTARINLPPQRRQLAYLFQDYALFPHLNVAQNIAFGLSHGWRNPSAKVQDEKVAYWLDALHIKALAGQMPHELSGGQKQRTALARALIAEPRALLLDEPFAALDQPLRISMRKELDSLQKQLNIPMILITHDVEDAQVFGEHVLNLQDGRLVESTKYAA
- a CDS encoding chalcone isomerase family protein; this translates as MRLNKTVMRLAGLALVMCMSVQARATEVAGVKFDESVQVGGTDLKLNGAGIRYKAIFKVYAAGLYLKEKKTTVPEVLASQGPRRVTIVMLRDLSNEEFGRGFMTGIQQNTDKAEKSKMTSQFIRFGELFASVPELKKGDVMTNDWIPGVGTVVALNGKKMGDPYPDLGFYNALLRIWLGESPVDRSLKKAMLAEEDTRGR
- the modA gene encoding molybdate ABC transporter substrate-binding protein, coding for MQIKTLGKLIASIAFCTISAISLAAEVTVSAAASLTNAFKEIAQNYQAQYPGAKVSLNFGASGALLQQIAKGAPVDVFASADQESMDEAQKQGLVVAADRRDFVKNTLVLIAPIDSTLPIKRLEDLSQAGVKRIAIGNPASVPVGRYTQHALTAAKLWPALETKAIYTQNVRQSLDYVARGEVESGFVYATDAAIMKDKVKVAMEVPLDMPITYPVAKIKASNNGEEAKRFISFLFLPQSQAILSKYGFQKS